The following are from one region of the Bacteroidota bacterium genome:
- a CDS encoding NAD-dependent epimerase/dehydratase family protein, giving the protein MLQNKRIFITGGAGFIANTIISRLINENEITVYDNFHRDTLSTSVYANHKNLKIIKGDVLDLQQLTQSMKGAETVIHAAGIAGIDTVIKDPVRTMQVNMIGTANALEAACTNAISHRFIDFSTSEVFGSMAFKSSETDRTVSGSAGEARWVYAVSKLAGEHMAHAYYKQYKLPVVTVRPFNVYGPGQTGEGAIQIFIKRALKNEDINIYGDGNQIRAWCYVDDFVNCLLLCLENERAVGESFNLGNARAVITTLGLAQAVCRVLNSKSKILFKPALSADIELRIPSVLKAEELLGFKAKVDLDEGIELTAAYFRTV; this is encoded by the coding sequence ATGCTTCAAAACAAACGAATATTTATTACCGGTGGTGCCGGTTTCATTGCTAATACTATTATCAGCAGACTAATTAATGAAAATGAAATTACTGTTTACGATAATTTTCATCGGGATACGCTGTCAACATCGGTGTATGCAAATCATAAAAACCTGAAAATTATAAAAGGGGATGTACTTGACTTACAGCAACTCACCCAAAGCATGAAAGGTGCTGAAACAGTGATTCATGCTGCCGGCATTGCCGGCATCGATACCGTTATAAAAGATCCGGTTCGAACCATGCAGGTGAACATGATAGGCACAGCCAATGCGCTGGAAGCAGCATGCACCAATGCCATAAGTCATCGCTTTATTGATTTTAGCACCAGCGAAGTATTTGGCTCAATGGCTTTTAAAAGCAGCGAAACCGATCGCACAGTTTCGGGCAGTGCAGGTGAAGCTCGATGGGTGTATGCTGTTAGTAAGCTTGCCGGTGAACATATGGCGCACGCTTATTATAAGCAATACAAGCTACCCGTGGTTACAGTACGGCCATTTAATGTTTATGGCCCCGGTCAAACCGGTGAAGGCGCTATACAGATATTTATAAAGCGAGCGTTAAAAAATGAAGACATAAACATCTATGGCGATGGCAATCAAATCCGCGCCTGGTGTTATGTTGACGACTTTGTAAACTGCCTATTGTTATGTCTCGAAAACGAAAGGGCAGTAGGCGAAAGCTTTAATTTAGGTAATGCAAGAGCAGTTATCACTACACTTGGCCTGGCGCAAGCCGTGTGCAGAGTGCTTAACTCTAAATCTAAAATATTATTTAAGCCTGCCCTTAGTGCCGATATCGAACTAAGGATTCCCAGTGTGCTAAAGGCCGAAGAATTATTAGGCTTTAAAGCAAAGGTAGATTTAGATGAGGGCATCGAACTTACTGCAGCATATTTTAGGACTGTATAA
- a CDS encoding glycosyltransferase family 2 protein encodes MERDILFSIIIPTYNRADFIAKSIGSVLAQTYRHFELIIIDDGSTDNTADIVAPYLNETVMYKKFANGERGAARNRGVELAKGDYITFLDSDDLYYPNYLSNANQVLNEMQRPPFFHQGYEIKNIQNGKIELTMVVPDNQCELLVEGNPLSCMGVLVKSEIIKANGFIEDRELAGSEDWELWVRLAAQYGLRTSQTITGALLIHDKRSVFHFDENKLLSRKNISLHSILNNAHVQSRFKGKAKKFNAYFDAYIAIHLAISNKKKEARNYLWKIIKEYPAFVFDVKFLGLLKNIF; translated from the coding sequence ATGGAACGTGATATTTTATTTTCAATAATTATACCCACGTATAACCGTGCTGACTTTATAGCCAAAAGCATTGGCAGTGTGCTTGCGCAAACTTACCGTCATTTTGAATTAATAATAATAGACGATGGCAGTACTGATAATACAGCAGATATAGTTGCCCCATATTTGAATGAAACAGTGATGTACAAAAAATTTGCAAATGGGGAACGAGGAGCAGCGCGCAACCGTGGTGTTGAACTTGCCAAAGGCGACTACATTACTTTCTTAGACAGCGATGATTTGTATTACCCCAATTATTTATCGAATGCAAACCAGGTACTCAATGAAATGCAACGGCCACCTTTTTTTCATCAGGGTTATGAAATTAAAAATATCCAAAATGGCAAAATTGAGCTTACCATGGTGGTACCCGACAATCAATGTGAATTGCTGGTTGAAGGCAACCCGTTAAGTTGTATGGGTGTACTTGTAAAGTCAGAAATTATTAAAGCCAACGGCTTTATAGAAGACCGTGAACTTGCCGGCAGCGAAGATTGGGAACTTTGGGTGCGATTGGCTGCCCAATATGGATTGCGTACCTCTCAAACAATTACGGGAGCCTTGCTCATTCATGACAAGCGAAGTGTATTTCATTTTGATGAAAATAAATTACTATCTCGAAAAAATATTTCGCTTCACTCAATTTTGAACAATGCGCATGTGCAATCGCGGTTCAAAGGCAAAGCCAAAAAATTCAATGCCTATTTTGATGCTTATATTGCTATACATCTTGCCATTAGCAATAAGAAAAAAGAAGCACGCAACTACCTGTGGAAAATTATTAAAGAATATCCTGCCTTTGTATTTGATGTGAAATTTTTGGGCTTGCTAAAAAATATTTTTTAG
- a CDS encoding glycosyltransferase produces MKVFHLPYNMASFMSETTQGLEAIGVETRALCVHPPHIGIKSSSITHVFTDKDMSFLQRVKSRIAKYYLILRNIFWADIVHYYWNSDILSKNLDLKLIVWLNKPVVIEWVGSDIRNPDIEVKENQKYAEALLRKNSKYIKLESALRSKQIQQKFHDIGAIPVLCTDMISYLDLNLFPVYFRVFQRLTVSNYKSMPPSPLVKRPVIVHASTDFVAKGTFSIKRIINELKQIYDFEFKLVARESRENLQRIISDCDIYIDQIICGAHGLAAVEAMAMGKPVITYIKKSLIGKYPADLPIVNANDDNLYEVLEKLIVDSNLRHQIGLNSRAYAEKYHDTEKVAIKFKQIYQEVINMKQRANTQ; encoded by the coding sequence GTGAAAGTCTTTCATTTACCATATAATATGGCTTCTTTTATGAGCGAGACTACTCAAGGTTTGGAGGCCATTGGTGTTGAAACAAGAGCGCTGTGTGTGCATCCGCCACATATAGGTATTAAAAGTTCCAGTATTACTCATGTCTTTACTGATAAGGATATGTCCTTTTTGCAAAGGGTGAAAAGCAGAATTGCAAAATATTATTTGATATTAAGAAATATTTTTTGGGCCGACATTGTTCACTACTATTGGAACAGTGATATATTAAGCAAAAACCTGGACCTCAAACTTATCGTGTGGCTTAACAAACCTGTTGTGATAGAGTGGGTGGGAAGCGATATTCGGAATCCAGATATTGAAGTAAAGGAGAATCAAAAATATGCGGAGGCTCTGTTGCGAAAAAATTCGAAATATATTAAACTTGAATCAGCATTAAGGTCAAAACAAATACAACAAAAGTTTCATGACATTGGCGCCATTCCTGTTTTGTGCACAGATATGATTAGCTACCTTGACTTAAATTTGTTTCCGGTTTATTTCAGAGTGTTTCAGCGTCTTACTGTATCCAATTACAAGTCAATGCCGCCAAGTCCATTGGTAAAGCGTCCGGTTATTGTGCATGCTTCAACCGACTTTGTTGCTAAGGGTACATTTTCAATTAAGCGTATTATTAATGAGCTAAAGCAAATATATGACTTCGAGTTTAAGTTGGTAGCCAGAGAATCGCGCGAAAATTTGCAACGTATTATTAGTGATTGCGATATTTATATAGATCAAATAATATGTGGTGCACATGGACTTGCAGCTGTAGAAGCTATGGCCATGGGAAAGCCGGTTATAACCTACATTAAAAAATCGTTGATAGGTAAGTACCCTGCCGATTTGCCCATTGTGAATGCAAACGATGATAATTTGTACGAAGTGCTCGAAAAGTTAATTGTAGATAGTAATTTGCGACACCAAATAGGATTGAATTCGCGAGCTTATGCCGAAAAATATCATGACACAGAAAAGGTTGCTATTAAATTCAAGCAGATTTATCAGGAGGTGATTAACATGAAACAACGAGCCAATACCCAATAG
- a CDS encoding oligosaccharide flippase family protein, with protein MSTLARIKQLTGDSLIYGVGNILIKFISVFLIPIYTRFFQPADYGIISIANNAFALLSVFLVMGMDNAMAIFFYDEQLDSKHRTLNTRTLFSLSVAVFACLCLLVFYRPLAYWLFNNQTYNAVFIYAALNVMFMVFPNILMGWLRLHKRALHTMFFIVVGTLFNVALSLILVVYYKRGIQGLFLAQLVSSILQTIYAAYVLRKEINIVWFEKSLLKKMLKFSLPSVPAALAIWVVTSSAAFAINYFYGTAQVGLFQVASSIASAMLLLVGAFQMAWGPFAFSIKNESNAFEFYNLIFLLYLCICGALAISIACMSQWLLKVFTTEAYESAYAVLSLLSLGYILNGTVYIAALGLNFAKKNTPFAVCNIAAALFTLGCLALLVKPYIALGAAISIIAGQLLLNVFLFYVAHQKYPMPYQYTRGGILFGATVIMVVGAIYILKNNYLPWYLLLFVSNALFLFLCFFVFERSLVLKLLRSKFSKEK; from the coding sequence ATGTCAACTTTAGCCCGTATTAAGCAACTAACCGGAGATAGCCTTATATATGGTGTTGGAAATATTCTTATAAAATTTATTAGTGTATTCCTGATACCCATATACACACGTTTTTTTCAACCTGCCGACTACGGAATTATTTCAATTGCTAATAATGCTTTTGCTTTATTATCAGTGTTTCTGGTAATGGGTATGGACAATGCAATGGCTATTTTTTTTTATGATGAGCAACTGGATTCTAAGCATCGTACGTTAAACACACGAACCTTGTTCAGCTTATCAGTCGCAGTATTTGCGTGCCTGTGTTTGCTTGTTTTTTACCGCCCGCTAGCCTATTGGCTGTTCAATAATCAAACTTATAATGCAGTTTTCATTTATGCCGCCCTGAATGTGATGTTCATGGTGTTTCCAAACATACTAATGGGGTGGTTGCGTTTACACAAAAGGGCGCTTCATACCATGTTTTTTATCGTAGTTGGCACTTTATTCAATGTTGCTTTAAGTTTGATCTTGGTCGTATATTACAAAAGAGGTATTCAAGGACTTTTTCTTGCGCAATTAGTTTCTTCCATTTTGCAAACAATCTATGCTGCTTATGTCCTTAGAAAAGAAATCAATATTGTATGGTTCGAAAAAAGTTTGCTGAAAAAAATGCTGAAATTTTCACTTCCTTCAGTTCCCGCTGCACTTGCAATTTGGGTTGTAACCTCTTCGGCTGCATTTGCAATAAATTATTTTTATGGTACCGCACAAGTAGGCTTGTTTCAGGTTGCATCCTCCATTGCTTCGGCTATGTTGTTGTTGGTTGGTGCCTTTCAAATGGCCTGGGGGCCATTCGCTTTTTCTATAAAAAATGAATCTAATGCGTTTGAATTTTACAACCTTATTTTCTTGCTTTATTTATGCATATGCGGTGCGTTAGCAATTAGTATTGCCTGCATGAGCCAATGGCTTCTTAAAGTTTTTACGACCGAAGCATATGAAAGCGCCTACGCTGTGCTTAGCTTATTATCCTTAGGTTACATTCTTAATGGCACGGTTTATATTGCTGCTCTTGGATTAAATTTTGCAAAAAAAAATACTCCCTTTGCTGTGTGTAATATTGCTGCTGCATTATTCACACTAGGTTGTCTGGCACTATTGGTTAAGCCTTATATAGCCTTAGGGGCTGCTATAAGTATTATTGCAGGGCAGCTACTCTTAAATGTATTTTTGTTCTATGTTGCTCATCAAAAATATCCAATGCCCTATCAATATACGCGAGGGGGTATACTTTTTGGCGCTACTGTGATAATGGTGGTTGGTGCTATTTACATACTAAAGAATAATTATTTGCCCTGGTATTTATTGTTGTTTGTATCCAATGCGTTATTCTTATTTCTTTGCTTTTTTGTTTTCGAACGGAGTTTGGTTTTAAAATTATTACGGAGTAAATTTTCTAAAGAAAAGTGA
- a CDS encoding FkbM family methyltransferase — protein sequence MKLVQLTDNNYIKKLIPPNYTYQSGKLRQVNRDGLTLELDLSKVVDHHLFWESQLIELKYVVEYIKRARTILDIGGNIGGRALLFASLNPKARVVSFEPHPANFKRAQQNISHNNYEIYLVKSGLGAKKEQLRMYEVNESNPGMNRIISGEHNYPFTIIEIDTLDSFCKQLNLTDIDFVKIDVEGFAYQVMEGASDMIARHKPVFLIELDDDDMRKNNHTARQLIELLVKAGYTRFVHSDTFEMVDLNSDFEHCHFDIIATA from the coding sequence TTGAAGCTTGTACAACTTACCGACAACAACTATATCAAGAAGTTAATTCCACCAAATTACACCTACCAGTCAGGCAAATTACGGCAAGTAAACCGCGATGGACTAACGCTTGAGCTTGACTTGAGCAAAGTAGTAGATCATCACCTTTTTTGGGAATCGCAATTAATTGAACTTAAATATGTAGTGGAATATATTAAAAGAGCCAGAACCATTCTTGATATTGGTGGCAATATTGGTGGGAGAGCATTGTTGTTTGCTTCTTTAAATCCAAAGGCAAGGGTTGTATCGTTTGAACCTCACCCGGCAAACTTCAAGCGTGCACAACAAAATATTTCGCACAACAACTATGAAATTTATTTAGTCAAATCGGGCCTCGGTGCTAAGAAAGAGCAATTACGCATGTATGAGGTAAATGAAAGCAACCCTGGGATGAACCGTATTATTTCAGGTGAACATAATTATCCTTTTACGATAATTGAAATTGATACCCTCGATAGTTTTTGCAAGCAACTCAACTTAACTGACATTGATTTCGTAAAAATAGATGTTGAAGGATTTGCTTATCAGGTTATGGAAGGCGCAAGTGATATGATTGCCAGGCATAAACCTGTTTTTTTAATTGAACTAGATGATGACGACATGCGCAAGAATAATCATACTGCCCGCCAATTAATTGAGTTACTTGTTAAAGCGGGCTATACGCGCTTTGTACATTCTGATACGTTTGAAATGGTTGACTTAAATAGCGACTTCGAACACTGTCACTTTGATATTATTGCAACTGCATAG
- the asnB gene encoding asparagine synthase (glutamine-hydrolyzing) gives MCGIAGVISVTSLPDIKETAQAMIQTISHRGPDGINIWTDEAKKISLAHARLSIIDLSTIANQPMHYQNGRYTIVFNGEIYNYVELRSHLLTKQYSFNSKSDTEVLLALFAEYREKCLAMLDGMFAFVIFDELSGELFCARDRFGEKPFYYFHSQSKFLFASEIKAIHKVEKLIGVNFNQINSFLLDSGKYALYNHMFTNLAELAPGHFLWLKNGKTTITKYYDVSLISAFAESTEVACIEKFNFLFTQSITRRLRSDVTVGTSLSGGMDSSAIACKLAQLNHENYATFTARFPNHPKDEGYWVSKVIAQTGYQNIEVYVDIDNTMHEIDRIIYSQEHIPKSTSIFAQWYVMQTAQKHQVKVLLDGQGADEYLSGYDHMKYFLIWQYYRDLHWLKLWHERSELKSKYDRKAKLGYLFLFDPLLNLFGKRRSIFNEGYTFKDRLVFALKHELNELLHYADRSSMAHGIEIRLPFLSHELVEYCLSLPNHLLYRNGYNKYILREACKPILPEEIYKRTLKIGFETSEDVWLKDKKITEKGKAAAEILRAYKIIPCTNHFLNMFAVSFINQFAR, from the coding sequence ATGTGTGGAATAGCGGGGGTTATTTCGGTAACATCATTACCAGATATCAAAGAAACGGCCCAGGCAATGATTCAAACCATTTCGCATCGGGGGCCAGATGGAATAAACATATGGACGGATGAAGCAAAAAAAATTTCGCTTGCACATGCACGTCTTTCTATCATTGATTTGTCGACCATTGCCAATCAGCCCATGCACTATCAAAATGGGCGATATACCATTGTGTTTAATGGCGAAATATATAACTATGTTGAGCTCCGGAGTCATTTACTAACAAAACAATACAGCTTTAACAGCAAAAGTGACACCGAAGTTCTTTTAGCATTATTTGCTGAATACCGCGAGAAATGTTTGGCAATGTTAGATGGCATGTTTGCATTTGTAATTTTTGATGAACTGAGTGGTGAGTTGTTTTGTGCACGCGACCGATTTGGCGAAAAGCCATTCTATTATTTTCATAGCCAAAGTAAATTTCTATTTGCCTCTGAAATAAAAGCTATTCATAAAGTTGAAAAACTAATTGGTGTCAACTTCAACCAAATAAATTCGTTTTTATTGGATTCGGGCAAATATGCTTTGTATAATCATATGTTTACCAACTTAGCAGAACTAGCCCCCGGGCATTTTTTATGGTTAAAAAATGGAAAGACAACTATCACAAAATATTATGATGTAAGTCTGATTAGCGCATTTGCAGAATCAACCGAAGTGGCCTGCATCGAAAAATTCAACTTCCTCTTTACCCAATCAATTACCAGAAGATTGCGCAGCGATGTTACGGTTGGCACTTCACTCTCTGGGGGCATGGACTCATCTGCCATTGCCTGTAAACTTGCCCAGCTTAATCACGAAAACTACGCAACATTTACTGCGCGATTCCCAAACCATCCAAAAGACGAAGGGTATTGGGTATCGAAAGTAATAGCCCAAACAGGCTATCAAAATATTGAAGTGTATGTAGATATAGACAACACGATGCATGAAATAGATCGAATCATTTATTCTCAGGAGCATATTCCTAAATCAACAAGTATTTTTGCTCAATGGTATGTAATGCAAACTGCACAAAAGCATCAGGTAAAAGTTCTTCTTGATGGTCAGGGAGCTGATGAATATCTTTCGGGTTACGACCACATGAAATACTTTTTGATATGGCAATATTACCGCGACCTGCATTGGCTTAAGCTATGGCATGAGCGTAGTGAATTAAAATCAAAGTATGATAGAAAGGCCAAGCTTGGTTATTTATTTCTGTTTGACCCGTTACTAAATCTGTTTGGAAAAAGACGTAGCATATTTAATGAAGGGTACACTTTTAAAGACCGGTTGGTATTTGCATTAAAGCATGAACTAAACGAATTGCTGCATTATGCCGATCGCAGCAGCATGGCGCATGGCATAGAAATAAGGCTGCCCTTTCTGAGCCATGAGCTAGTAGAATATTGCTTATCCTTGCCCAACCATCTTCTTTATCGAAATGGGTATAATAAGTATATCTTGCGTGAAGCGTGCAAACCAATTTTGCCGGAAGAGATTTATAAGCGTACGCTTAAAATCGGATTCGAAACAAGCGAAGATGTGTGGTTAAAAGATAAAAAAATTACAGAAAAAGGGAAAGCAGCTGCCGAAATTCTAAGGGCATACAAAATCATTCCTTGCACCAATCATTTTTTAAATATGTTCGCAGTTTCGTTTATTAATCAATTTGCTCGCTAA
- a CDS encoding glycosyltransferase family 4 protein, protein MIEFEKNVFDLYACFDVFVHVPVDEYVEAFGQIYIEAMAIEIPSIFTLSGVASEYIQNMKNALVVDFKNSEQIYEAIIYTLSHPDIIDAIVKQGKKDVFEKFDISQMILLLEEIYGT, encoded by the coding sequence ATCATTGAATTTGAAAAAAATGTTTTTGATTTATATGCATGCTTTGATGTTTTTGTACATGTTCCTGTTGATGAATATGTAGAGGCCTTTGGTCAAATTTATATTGAAGCCATGGCCATAGAAATTCCTTCTATCTTTACGTTATCTGGAGTTGCTTCCGAGTATATTCAGAATATGAAAAACGCGCTGGTGGTTGACTTTAAAAACTCCGAACAGATCTATGAAGCAATTATCTACACGCTTTCTCATCCTGATATCATAGATGCAATTGTAAAGCAGGGAAAGAAAGATGTATTTGAAAAATTCGACATTTCGCAAATGATTTTACTTCTTGAAGAAATATATGGAACGTGA
- a CDS encoding FkbM family methyltransferase, translated as MLRSKTKILNAFRKVGMNLSVERMMMQYTQGRSHKTFAARLLPQNYQYPKNAKRTISRYGFKWELDISDYMQYCLYFGIVTEPRKKLYDLVPDAGIVIDVGVNFGETLLHFSKLAPKGTVIGFEPIPFLYHQCKHHLEINHITNAHLHNLALSDKPEKLNFNLAVVHNTGGFSMQKSTNGQGIVNAVRLDDFCLENKIEKVDLIKIDVEGFEYNVLLGAQQVLARHKPTLFIELDDTNLKKHNSSAKQLVALLLAVGYRITNAETDDALDANANFDACHYDIICRIEN; from the coding sequence ATGCTGAGGTCTAAAACCAAAATACTTAACGCCTTTCGTAAAGTCGGTATGAATCTTTCGGTCGAAAGGATGATGATGCAATATACCCAAGGCCGCTCGCATAAAACTTTTGCCGCCCGTCTTCTTCCTCAAAATTATCAATATCCAAAAAATGCCAAAAGAACCATTTCGCGATATGGTTTTAAATGGGAGCTCGACATTTCCGATTACATGCAGTATTGCCTGTACTTTGGTATTGTTACTGAGCCTCGTAAAAAGTTATACGACCTTGTGCCTGATGCAGGCATTGTAATAGATGTGGGCGTAAACTTTGGAGAGACACTCCTGCACTTTAGTAAACTAGCCCCCAAAGGAACAGTTATTGGTTTTGAGCCAATACCGTTTTTATACCATCAGTGTAAGCACCATCTCGAAATTAATCACATAACCAACGCACATTTGCATAACCTTGCACTTAGCGACAAGCCTGAGAAACTAAACTTCAATCTTGCGGTAGTCCACAACACCGGAGGGTTTAGCATGCAAAAATCTACAAACGGGCAGGGAATAGTAAATGCTGTAAGATTGGATGACTTTTGCCTTGAAAATAAAATTGAGAAAGTAGACTTAATAAAAATTGATGTAGAAGGCTTTGAGTACAATGTATTACTAGGTGCACAGCAAGTACTTGCAAGACATAAGCCCACGTTGTTTATAGAACTTGACGATACGAATTTGAAAAAACACAATAGCAGTGCAAAGCAGTTAGTAGCTTTGCTGCTAGCTGTTGGTTATCGCATTACCAATGCAGAAACTGATGATGCATTAGACGCAAATGCTAATTTTGACGCTTGTCACTATGATATTATATGCAGGATAGAAAATTAA
- a CDS encoding class I SAM-dependent methyltransferase: MQDRKLIEIIHPDTGNPLLETTNGLVDADGKVAFPYSNGAYRLVSDNNYTANFGKEWNTFAATQVDKHSSNSISEVRLFAQTKWQKGFGNGLNILEVGSGAGRFSQVILQHTQAHLYSVDYSSAVQANYKNNGPHERLHLFQASIYDLPFAPAQFDKVICVGVLQHTPDVKKSVQSLISMVKPGGDLVIDFYPVKAWYSKINAKYLLRPFTKKMNHDRLLSLIRANAGWMISAYNFFEKIGVGKFVNRFIPICDIKRTIPSNLPYEQLKEWVVLDTFDMFSPEYDQPQKLSTMKKYLEQGGFGKVEAEFVNYAEDFIAATIRGLSKK, translated from the coding sequence ATGCAGGATAGAAAATTAATTGAAATAATACACCCAGATACCGGTAATCCATTGTTGGAGACCACCAATGGATTAGTTGATGCTGATGGCAAGGTAGCATTTCCATATAGTAATGGGGCTTATAGACTTGTATCTGATAATAATTACACAGCAAACTTTGGCAAAGAGTGGAATACCTTTGCAGCAACCCAGGTTGATAAGCATTCATCGAATTCGATTTCTGAAGTGCGTTTGTTTGCACAAACAAAATGGCAAAAGGGTTTTGGTAACGGCCTTAATATCCTGGAGGTTGGTAGTGGTGCCGGAAGGTTTTCGCAAGTAATACTGCAACATACACAGGCGCATTTATACTCGGTAGATTATAGCAGTGCGGTTCAGGCAAATTATAAAAACAACGGACCTCATGAAAGGCTGCACTTATTTCAGGCAAGTATTTACGACTTGCCCTTTGCTCCTGCACAGTTTGATAAAGTAATTTGTGTGGGCGTGTTGCAACATACTCCGGATGTTAAGAAATCAGTGCAATCACTTATAAGCATGGTGAAACCAGGTGGCGATTTAGTAATTGATTTTTATCCGGTAAAGGCTTGGTATTCTAAAATAAATGCAAAGTATTTATTAAGGCCATTTACAAAAAAAATGAATCATGATAGGTTACTTAGTTTGATTAGAGCAAATGCTGGTTGGATGATTAGTGCCTATAATTTTTTCGAAAAAATTGGTGTAGGAAAATTCGTTAACAGATTTATTCCCATTTGCGATATAAAGCGAACCATCCCCTCCAATTTGCCATATGAGCAACTTAAGGAATGGGTAGTGCTCGATACATTTGATATGTTTTCGCCCGAGTACGATCAGCCACAAAAACTTAGTACCATGAAAAAGTATTTAGAACAAGGTGGTTTTGGTAAGGTGGAAGCAGAGTTTGTAAATTATGCCGAAGATTTTATTGCTGCCACAATACGCGGCCTTAGCAAAAAATAA
- a CDS encoding glycosyltransferase: protein MLKRKKIIYFVSSVDFSYGIKWLAEFMPRERYDVTFFFLFHQEPQLVNILKAANIDTYYIPYRNKYDLLTVIPKIFRLLLKIKPDVVHAHLFDACIASLIPAYLLRVPMRVHTRHHSMIHHDSFPHAIKYDKLNNFLSHKIIAISQNVLNILIEKEKVPASKATLLHHGFNFDEMLSFNKNKEYIPAKYNLKNNHPIIGVISRFTEFKGIQYIIPAFKQLLTQHPNTVLIMANAVGDYKTNILEMCADMDEKIIVSLNLKKMFLIYMHALMFLYMFLLMNM from the coding sequence ATGCTTAAACGAAAAAAAATAATATACTTTGTTTCGAGTGTAGATTTTAGTTATGGCATAAAATGGCTTGCAGAGTTTATGCCCAGAGAGCGGTATGATGTTACTTTCTTTTTCCTCTTCCATCAAGAACCTCAATTGGTAAATATTTTAAAGGCAGCGAATATTGATACGTATTATATACCTTATCGCAACAAGTATGATCTGTTAACAGTTATTCCAAAAATATTCAGACTACTTCTGAAAATAAAACCGGATGTAGTACATGCACACTTGTTCGATGCATGCATAGCATCGCTCATACCTGCATATCTGCTGCGCGTACCCATGCGCGTGCATACGCGCCATCATAGTATGATTCATCACGACTCATTTCCACATGCCATAAAATATGACAAACTGAACAACTTTCTTTCGCATAAAATAATTGCCATTTCGCAAAATGTATTAAACATACTCATTGAAAAGGAAAAAGTACCGGCATCTAAAGCCACGCTGCTGCATCATGGTTTTAACTTTGACGAAATGCTAAGCTTTAACAAAAACAAAGAATACATTCCTGCCAAATACAATCTTAAGAACAATCATCCTATAATTGGCGTGATCAGCCGCTTTACTGAATTCAAGGGCATACAGTACATCATTCCCGCATTCAAGCAATTGCTTACTCAACACCCTAACACGGTGTTAATTATGGCAAATGCTGTAGGCGACTACAAAACCAACATACTGGAAATGTGTGCCGATATGGATGAAAAAATTATCGTATCATTGAATTTGAAAAAAATGTTTTTGATTTATATGCATGCTTTGATGTTTTTGTACATGTTCCTGTTGATGAATATGTAG
- a CDS encoding acetyltransferase: MMKKKLILFPFSGNSFEAVDCALHEFDIIGFVDDHPDKQGAQALGIINYQRDFIDNNNDAFVLALPGSPSTYEKRNLIIASLQLDSSRFATVIHPSSSVSKHARIGFNTLIMAGAVVTSNAIIGNHVIILPNSVIHHDTTIGDYTCIGSNVTIAGNVTVGNQCYIGSGSSIINGISIASGTLVGMGSNVIRPVNKKSVVAGNPARDIIQ, translated from the coding sequence CTGATGAAAAAAAAACTGATTTTATTTCCTTTTAGTGGCAATTCGTTCGAGGCTGTGGATTGCGCACTGCATGAGTTTGATATTATTGGTTTTGTTGATGATCATCCTGATAAGCAAGGTGCTCAGGCGCTGGGTATAATAAACTATCAGCGCGATTTTATTGATAATAATAACGATGCATTTGTATTGGCGTTGCCCGGCAGCCCCTCAACTTATGAAAAGCGAAATCTGATTATTGCTTCACTGCAACTTGACAGCAGCCGTTTTGCTACTGTTATTCATCCATCGTCAAGTGTAAGCAAACATGCACGCATTGGATTTAATACATTGATTATGGCAGGGGCGGTAGTTACCAGTAATGCCATTATTGGTAATCATGTAATTATTTTGCCCAACTCTGTAATCCATCACGATACAACTATAGGAGATTATACCTGCATTGGCAGCAATGTAACTATTGCCGGCAATGTGACTGTTGGCAATCAATGTTATATAGGCAGCGGAAGCAGTATTATTAATGGAATAAGCATTGCATCAGGCACCTTGGTTGGTATGGGAAGCAATGTAATCAGACCTGTAAATAAAAAGTCGGTGGTTGCAGGAAATCCTGCGCGGGATATTATTCAATAA